The following are encoded in a window of Polycladomyces subterraneus genomic DNA:
- a CDS encoding UDP-N-acetylmuramoyl-L-alanyl-D-glutamate--2,6-diaminopimelate ligase produces MKLNELLRPLVIAKVVGNADIEITGIETDSRRVRPGHLFVALRGFTVDGHRFVRQAVEQGAVAVLVEEDVDVPVTSVHVPDTRRAMAVLAATFYRHPTRELKLIGVTGTNGKTTTVHLIQRILNDSGTPAGMIGTIHMQIGDRTYPVQNTTPDVVELQKGFRMMRDAGCAYAVIEASSHALDLGRTRGCEFHSAVFTNLTQDHLDYHKTMEEYRAAKGLLFSQLGNRYEDDPADNRYAILNADDEASAYFARITPAQVITYGIEQAADVRAEQIRQGADGTRFVLRTFRGDVDLHLQLVGKFNVYNALAATATALAEGIPLEHIKRSLESVSGVNGRFEKVDEGQPFTVLVDYAHTPDSLENVLKTIREFAEGTILCVVGCGGDRDRTKRPIMAKIAATYADVALFTSDNPRTEDPEAILADMVEGVKEVPKDRYDVIVDRREAIFKAIRRARPGDVVLIAGKGHETYQEINGVRHDFDDREVAREALRS; encoded by the coding sequence ATGAAATTAAATGAGTTGCTCCGGCCGCTCGTCATCGCGAAAGTGGTCGGAAATGCCGACATCGAGATTACTGGGATCGAGACGGACTCCCGCAGGGTACGCCCCGGCCACCTGTTTGTGGCCTTGCGCGGGTTTACCGTGGATGGTCACCGCTTTGTTCGCCAAGCGGTCGAACAGGGTGCCGTCGCTGTGCTGGTGGAAGAAGACGTCGACGTACCCGTTACGAGCGTACACGTACCGGATACCCGGCGGGCGATGGCTGTGCTGGCGGCCACGTTTTATCGCCATCCGACCCGAGAATTGAAATTGATCGGGGTGACTGGTACCAACGGAAAAACAACCACCGTGCATCTGATTCAGCGTATTTTGAACGATTCCGGCACTCCGGCCGGCATGATCGGCACCATCCACATGCAGATCGGCGATCGCACCTACCCGGTTCAAAACACAACGCCGGATGTCGTTGAACTGCAAAAAGGATTCCGCATGATGCGGGACGCTGGATGTGCTTACGCGGTGATCGAGGCATCGTCACATGCTTTGGATTTGGGGAGAACCCGGGGATGCGAGTTTCATTCCGCCGTGTTCACCAACCTGACGCAGGATCATCTGGACTATCACAAAACGATGGAAGAGTACCGGGCGGCTAAAGGCTTGCTGTTCAGCCAGCTGGGCAATCGTTACGAAGACGATCCGGCCGACAACCGGTACGCGATTTTGAATGCGGATGACGAGGCTTCCGCTTATTTTGCCCGCATTACCCCGGCACAGGTGATTACATACGGCATCGAACAGGCCGCCGATGTGCGGGCCGAACAGATCCGCCAGGGTGCGGACGGTACGCGGTTCGTGTTGCGCACGTTCCGCGGCGATGTCGATCTCCACTTGCAATTGGTAGGCAAATTCAACGTCTACAACGCGCTTGCTGCTACGGCAACCGCATTGGCCGAGGGGATTCCACTCGAACACATCAAGCGGAGCCTGGAATCGGTTTCCGGTGTCAACGGCCGGTTTGAAAAAGTGGATGAAGGTCAACCGTTCACCGTGCTGGTGGATTACGCACACACACCGGACAGTTTGGAAAATGTGCTGAAAACGATTCGCGAATTTGCCGAAGGCACCATACTATGCGTGGTGGGGTGCGGTGGAGATCGTGACCGGACCAAGCGTCCCATCATGGCGAAGATCGCTGCAACTTACGCGGATGTCGCCCTGTTTACGTCGGACAACCCCCGCACCGAAGATCCGGAGGCGATCCTCGCGGATATGGTGGAGGGCGTGAAAGAAGTGCCGAAAGACCGGTACGATGTGATCGTCGACCGTCGGGAGGCCATTTTCAAAGCGATCCGTCGGGCGCGTCCGGGTGATGTGGTATTGATTGCAGGGAAAGGGCACGAAACGTATCAGGAGATCAACGGCGTGCGCCATGATTTTGATGATCGGGAAGTGGCCAGAGAAGCGCTGCGTTCGTGA
- a CDS encoding UDP-N-acetylmuramoyl-tripeptide--D-alanyl-D-alanine ligase, whose product MIEQTCEWASRVTNGRLVGTVSDRRLVFKGVSTDTRTMQPNQLYVPLVGERFDGHDFWRDAVDKGAAACLWQQDRPVPETAKVPFILVSDTLEALQAMASAYRDTWSIPVVAVTGSNGKTTTKDLIASVLSLRYRVHKTQGNLNNHIGVPLTLLSLPREAKAAVVEMGMNHKGEIALLSRIAKPDVAVITNIGESHLEHLGSRSAIADAKCEIGEGLAPNGTWVINGDEPLLLERVRRESRRVVKIGWGGDNDDRPESISLDGLSGISFTSAQTGARFSIPLLGRHNAVNALMAAAVGRLLGLSEEEIGRGLSEAQLTGMRLELRKTAKGMLIIDDTYNASPTSMRAAIDLLMELDEGKEKWVLLGDMMEIGAQEAAYHREIGRYAAEKGVSRVYTLGEKARWIGEGVTSANPTIPVRHFKTRSEAAQTLQEQGEPQVILLAKASRAVKLDEVVKDLTKGEKTD is encoded by the coding sequence ATGATCGAACAAACGTGTGAATGGGCGTCCAGGGTGACGAACGGTCGTTTGGTGGGGACTGTGTCCGACCGTCGTCTCGTGTTCAAGGGTGTGTCGACTGACACCCGCACGATGCAGCCGAATCAGCTGTACGTGCCGCTGGTGGGAGAACGTTTTGACGGGCACGATTTTTGGCGGGATGCGGTCGACAAGGGAGCCGCCGCCTGTTTGTGGCAACAGGACCGGCCTGTACCCGAGACGGCGAAAGTGCCGTTTATTCTGGTGTCGGATACCCTGGAGGCGTTGCAGGCGATGGCATCAGCCTATCGCGACACGTGGTCGATTCCGGTCGTCGCCGTGACAGGCAGCAACGGGAAGACGACCACCAAAGACCTGATCGCATCCGTACTGTCGCTACGCTATCGTGTACACAAAACACAGGGCAATCTGAACAACCACATCGGCGTGCCTTTGACTCTATTGTCCTTGCCCAGGGAGGCGAAAGCAGCCGTCGTGGAAATGGGCATGAACCACAAGGGGGAAATTGCGCTCTTGTCGCGGATTGCCAAACCGGATGTGGCCGTCATCACCAACATCGGTGAGTCGCACCTGGAACACCTGGGCAGTCGTTCCGCCATCGCCGATGCCAAATGCGAAATTGGCGAGGGATTGGCCCCGAACGGCACCTGGGTGATTAACGGGGACGAACCGTTATTGTTGGAGCGAGTGAGGCGAGAATCACGCAGAGTGGTGAAAATCGGTTGGGGGGGCGATAATGACGATCGTCCAGAATCGATCAGCTTGGATGGGTTGTCCGGCATTTCTTTCACTTCTGCACAGACGGGGGCGCGCTTTTCCATTCCGCTCCTGGGTAGACACAACGCTGTCAATGCGCTGATGGCGGCCGCCGTCGGCAGGTTGTTAGGTTTGAGTGAAGAAGAGATCGGCCGAGGATTGTCTGAAGCACAATTGACAGGGATGCGCTTGGAGCTAAGGAAGACGGCGAAGGGCATGCTAATCATCGATGACACATACAACGCCAGCCCCACTTCCATGCGAGCCGCCATCGACCTGCTTATGGAACTGGATGAGGGAAAAGAGAAGTGGGTGCTCCTGGGCGACATGATGGAAATTGGTGCCCAAGAAGCGGCGTATCACCGTGAAATCGGGCGGTATGCCGCGGAAAAAGGTGTGTCCCGCGTCTACACGCTGGGAGAGAAAGCCCGGTGGATAGGTGAAGGGGTGACATCGGCCAATCCCACCATCCCGGTTCGCCATTTCAAGACACGATCAGAAGCGGCTCAAACCTTGCAGGAACAGGGGGAACCGCAGGTGATCCTATTGGCGAAAGCATCCCGGGCTGTCAAACTGGATGAGGTTGTGAAAGATTTAACAAAAGGGGAGAAAACAGACTAA
- the mraY gene encoding phospho-N-acetylmuramoyl-pentapeptide-transferase: MDIRLFLIPLAVALGITILLGPMVIPVLRRLKFGQSIREEGPQAHMKKAGTPTMGGIMFLTAIVLTAIPFSAALPFGNNIVENVINPDLFFLVFATLGYGILGFLDDYIKVVMKRNLGLTAKQKLLGQLFIGLVLFWVLLEVRVYHEGTIGYIFSVHIPGTGLEWHLNWLYLPLLLFIMIGTSNAVNLTDGLDGLVAGTAAIAYGAFAVIGWMQSNITVTIFSMAVVGSLLGFLVFNAHPAKVFMGDTGSLALGGGLAALSVITKTELLLPVIGAVFAVETLSVMLQVASFKLRGKRIFRMSPLHHHFELSGWSEWRVVTTFWFAGFIFALLGIYLEVFL, from the coding sequence ATGGACATTCGCCTCTTTTTGATTCCGCTGGCAGTGGCGCTAGGGATCACAATCCTGCTCGGACCAATGGTGATTCCGGTTTTGCGGCGGTTGAAATTCGGTCAGAGCATCCGCGAGGAAGGACCGCAGGCACACATGAAAAAAGCGGGAACCCCCACCATGGGCGGTATCATGTTTTTGACGGCAATCGTGTTGACGGCCATTCCGTTTAGTGCAGCACTCCCGTTTGGTAACAACATCGTGGAGAATGTAATTAATCCGGACTTGTTTTTCCTTGTATTCGCCACGTTGGGATACGGGATTCTCGGCTTTTTGGATGACTACATCAAGGTCGTGATGAAGCGGAACCTGGGGTTGACCGCCAAACAGAAGCTGTTGGGGCAGTTGTTCATCGGCCTGGTTCTCTTTTGGGTATTGCTTGAGGTTCGTGTGTATCATGAAGGAACCATCGGGTACATTTTTTCCGTTCACATTCCGGGAACCGGTCTGGAATGGCATCTGAACTGGTTGTATCTCCCGTTGCTGCTGTTCATCATGATCGGTACATCCAACGCGGTCAACTTGACCGACGGTTTGGATGGCTTGGTGGCAGGGACAGCGGCGATCGCCTATGGCGCTTTTGCCGTGATCGGTTGGATGCAAAGCAACATCACCGTCACCATTTTCTCAATGGCCGTGGTGGGGTCTTTGCTGGGATTCCTGGTGTTCAATGCGCACCCTGCGAAGGTTTTCATGGGCGATACCGGTTCATTGGCATTGGGAGGCGGTTTGGCGGCGCTCTCCGTCATCACGAAGACGGAATTGTTGTTGCCCGTCATCGGGGCGGTATTCGCCGTGGAAACATTGTCCGTGATGTTGCAAGTAGCCTCGTTTAAGCTACGCGGCAAACGGATTTTCCGTATGAGCCCGCTTCACCACCATTTTGAGTTGTCTGGCTGGTCGGAATGGCGTGTGGTTACCACCTTCTGGTTTGCAGGGTTCATCTTTGCGCTTTTGGGCATCTATCTGGAGGTGTTCCTATGA
- the murD gene encoding UDP-N-acetylmuramoyl-L-alanine--D-glutamate ligase encodes MMLRDAEEWAGRSVVVLGLAKSGAAVAKLLHRLGAQVVVNDKKPREACPEADELETLGIQVICGHHPDDLLTNGVDILVKNPGIPYSAAPVRQAQEMGIPVITEVEVAGGLTASRLVGITGSNGKTTTTSLVGQMLSTGGIPSRVAGNIGMALSDVVQETRPDEWLVVELSSFQLKGTERFHPDVAALLNVVPAHLDYHGTMEDYITSKQRLFRNQTSEDVAVFNWDNPVCRETASVVKSRVWWFSRREPVPRGAMVEDGWIRLRTDKGEVSLLPVKEVALPGAHHLENALAAAVIAHLCGCPTDAIVNVLRTFRGVEHRLEYVGTVDGVAYYNDSKATNAQAAIRALESFEQPIVWIGGGLDRGVDFHELVPVFAQRVKAVVAYGQSAPILLARAEEAGVPIRRGVKDVAEAVAEASRAAQPGDVVLLSPACASWDMYTSFEERGSIFKQAVHRL; translated from the coding sequence ATGATGTTGCGCGACGCCGAAGAATGGGCCGGCCGATCCGTGGTCGTACTCGGTCTGGCCAAAAGCGGTGCGGCAGTGGCCAAGCTGCTCCACCGTTTGGGCGCGCAAGTGGTGGTGAATGACAAAAAGCCACGGGAAGCATGTCCCGAGGCAGATGAGCTGGAAACGCTCGGGATTCAGGTGATTTGCGGTCACCATCCTGACGATTTGCTGACGAATGGTGTGGACATACTCGTCAAAAACCCGGGGATTCCCTACTCGGCTGCCCCGGTTCGTCAGGCACAGGAGATGGGAATTCCCGTTATCACGGAAGTGGAGGTGGCGGGCGGATTAACCGCTTCCCGGTTGGTCGGCATCACTGGTTCCAACGGGAAAACGACCACCACTTCCTTAGTGGGGCAGATGCTCTCGACTGGGGGAATTCCATCCCGGGTCGCCGGCAACATCGGCATGGCGTTATCGGATGTGGTGCAGGAAACCCGGCCTGATGAATGGCTGGTGGTGGAGCTGAGCAGTTTCCAGCTCAAAGGGACGGAACGTTTCCACCCAGATGTGGCCGCCTTGCTCAACGTTGTGCCAGCCCATTTGGATTATCACGGGACGATGGAAGACTACATCACCTCCAAACAGCGTCTGTTCCGGAATCAGACGTCGGAGGATGTAGCTGTGTTCAACTGGGATAACCCGGTATGCAGGGAAACGGCGTCGGTGGTGAAAAGCCGCGTGTGGTGGTTCAGTCGTCGGGAGCCGGTCCCACGCGGTGCGATGGTGGAAGACGGGTGGATTCGTCTGCGGACGGATAAAGGGGAAGTCTCGTTGCTTCCAGTAAAAGAGGTGGCACTACCGGGGGCACACCATCTGGAAAACGCACTCGCCGCCGCCGTGATCGCCCATCTTTGCGGATGTCCGACGGATGCAATCGTGAATGTACTCCGTACCTTCCGCGGTGTGGAGCACCGGTTGGAATACGTGGGGACAGTGGACGGTGTCGCGTATTATAATGACTCCAAAGCTACCAATGCCCAGGCCGCGATTCGGGCATTGGAATCCTTTGAGCAGCCGATCGTGTGGATCGGAGGCGGCTTGGATCGCGGAGTGGATTTTCACGAATTGGTTCCGGTTTTTGCCCAGCGAGTGAAGGCAGTGGTGGCGTACGGACAGTCGGCTCCCATCTTGCTCGCGCGTGCCGAAGAGGCCGGGGTGCCCATTCGTCGGGGCGTGAAGGATGTGGCGGAAGCGGTCGCGGAAGCGAGCAGGGCTGCACAACCGGGCGACGTGGTGCTGTTGTCGCCGGCATGTGCCAGCTGGGATATGTACACTTCGTTTGAGGAGCGGGGAAGCATTTTTAAACAAGCCGTGCATAGGCTGTAG
- the spoVE gene encoding stage V sporulation protein E produces the protein MSKMRTNPDYVIVTAILLLLAIGVIMVYSASAAYSYHRYDDAFFYAKRQLLFAGLGVFLMFVISNLDPRRFAEWARPGIILCFLLLIVVLVPGVGLLRGGARSWLGIGAFSIQPSEFMKLAMIAFLARYLSEHVDGMHRFITGLLPPLAIVGAAFALIMMQPDLGTGTVLVGTGIAMIYAAGARLSHLGGLGLLGVGGFAALVLAAPYRIKRITAFLNPWQDPLGAGYHLIQSLYAIGPGGLMGLGLGMSRQKHLYLPEPHTDFIFSILAEELGFIGAGTVIVLFAILVWRGIRVAIMAPNLFSSLLATGVTAMITIQAVINIGVVTGAFPVTGITLPFLSYGGSSLTLTLAAVGILLNLSRYTR, from the coding sequence ATGTCCAAAATGCGAACCAACCCGGATTACGTGATCGTCACGGCGATTCTGTTATTGCTGGCCATCGGGGTCATCATGGTGTACAGCGCCAGTGCCGCCTATTCGTATCATCGGTACGACGACGCGTTTTTCTATGCAAAACGTCAGTTGTTGTTCGCAGGTTTGGGCGTATTCCTGATGTTTGTGATTTCCAATCTGGACCCCCGGCGGTTTGCTGAGTGGGCCAGGCCTGGTATCATTCTCTGTTTCCTCCTGTTAATCGTGGTATTGGTCCCCGGAGTGGGCCTGTTGCGTGGCGGTGCGCGCAGTTGGTTGGGGATCGGTGCGTTCAGCATTCAGCCGTCGGAGTTTATGAAACTGGCGATGATTGCGTTTTTGGCCCGCTATCTTTCTGAGCACGTTGATGGTATGCACCGCTTCATAACGGGTCTTCTCCCTCCATTGGCCATTGTAGGTGCGGCATTTGCCCTGATCATGATGCAGCCTGACCTGGGTACAGGAACCGTATTGGTGGGGACGGGGATTGCCATGATCTATGCCGCGGGGGCCCGTCTTTCCCACCTGGGCGGTTTGGGATTGTTGGGTGTAGGTGGGTTTGCTGCGTTGGTGTTGGCTGCACCCTACCGGATCAAGCGGATCACAGCATTTCTCAACCCGTGGCAAGATCCGCTGGGTGCCGGATATCATCTCATCCAATCACTCTATGCGATCGGTCCCGGCGGATTGATGGGCTTGGGTCTCGGCATGAGCCGGCAAAAACATCTTTATTTGCCGGAACCACATACGGACTTCATCTTTTCGATCTTGGCGGAAGAGCTGGGTTTTATTGGTGCAGGCACGGTGATTGTGTTGTTTGCGATACTGGTGTGGCGGGGGATTCGAGTGGCTATTATGGCTCCCAATTTGTTCAGCAGTTTGCTGGCTACGGGGGTGACGGCGATGATCACCATTCAGGCCGTCATCAACATCGGCGTCGTCACCGGGGCGTTTCCCGTCACCGGGATTACGTTGCCCTTTTTAAGCTACGGTGGCTCTTCCCTGACACTGACGCTTGCCGCTGTGGGCATTTTGCTCAATCTGTCCCGCTACACCAGGTAA
- the murG gene encoding undecaprenyldiphospho-muramoylpentapeptide beta-N-acetylglucosaminyltransferase, producing MKRILLSGGGTGGHIYPALAVMREVRKRYPDVEVGYIGTENGLESRIVTKEENIRFFTVEIQGFRRKLTWENVQTISKFIRAVKKSKEYIKEFQPDVVVGTGGYVCGPAVYAAHQLGIPTLIHEQNVIVGLTIRFLSRFVDTVAISFEGTEQHLHSAKRVIHAGNPRATEVVHADPVAGRESLGLTGSDKPIVLFVGGSRGARPINEAVLQMVPLMASASDIQFVYVTGEAHYDDVVAKVGEQTSGNLIIRPFLYNMPDVLAATSLFVGRAGASTLAELTALGLPSILIPSPYVTNNHQEANARLLEKKGAARVLLEKECSGETLFAMIKEILGDRERHQSMSTAARQLGRPDAAEVLVDELEQLVRNHKN from the coding sequence ATGAAACGGATTTTGCTTTCCGGCGGTGGTACGGGTGGACACATCTATCCAGCTTTGGCGGTGATGCGGGAAGTACGCAAACGTTATCCCGACGTGGAAGTGGGATATATCGGTACGGAAAACGGATTGGAATCCCGCATCGTCACCAAAGAGGAGAACATCCGCTTCTTTACGGTGGAAATCCAGGGCTTCCGGCGGAAACTGACGTGGGAAAACGTGCAGACCATTTCCAAATTTATCCGTGCCGTCAAAAAATCGAAAGAATACATAAAGGAGTTTCAACCCGACGTGGTGGTGGGTACAGGAGGTTATGTGTGCGGCCCGGCCGTATATGCTGCCCACCAGTTGGGTATTCCAACCTTGATCCATGAACAAAACGTCATCGTGGGCTTAACGATTCGGTTTCTGTCCCGTTTTGTCGACACAGTGGCGATCAGTTTTGAAGGAACGGAGCAACATCTCCACAGTGCCAAACGGGTAATTCATGCCGGAAACCCCCGCGCGACGGAGGTGGTGCATGCGGACCCTGTGGCCGGTAGGGAGTCGCTTGGTCTCACTGGTTCGGACAAGCCGATCGTTCTGTTCGTCGGTGGCAGTCGGGGTGCCCGTCCGATCAACGAGGCGGTGTTGCAGATGGTGCCGCTGATGGCGTCGGCCTCCGATATCCAATTCGTTTATGTCACGGGGGAAGCTCACTATGATGACGTCGTGGCCAAAGTGGGTGAACAGACCAGCGGGAACTTGATTATTCGCCCGTTTTTGTATAACATGCCAGATGTCTTAGCTGCCACGTCCCTGTTCGTGGGTCGGGCCGGAGCTTCGACATTGGCGGAGTTGACCGCTCTGGGACTGCCGTCGATCCTGATTCCGTCACCTTATGTCACCAACAACCATCAGGAAGCCAATGCCCGACTGCTGGAGAAAAAGGGCGCGGCTCGGGTCTTGTTGGAAAAAGAGTGCAGCGGCGAAACCTTGTTTGCCATGATCAAGGAGATTCTCGGAGATCGGGAGCGGCATCAATCGATGAGCACGGCGGCCCGTCAGCTGGGGCGACCGGATGCAGCGGAGGTGCTGGTGGATGAACTGGAACAATTGGTACGCAATCACAAAAATTAG
- the murB gene encoding UDP-N-acetylmuramate dehydrogenase, producing MKEVVRDLELAGVQNVTLNEPLSRHTTWKVGGPADIFISPRNKAELERTMAVVRKHGLPWRVIGRGSNLLVRDGGIRGAVIKLGAGFDDLKVEGTRVIVGGGYSVIRLTSMVAKHGLTGLEFAGGIPGNVGGAVYMNAGAHGSEVSRVLESAEVLLETGEWITLTNEQLEFQYRTSSLQTKYRGIVTEAVFQLQYGDRKEIASILARNKDRRRKTQPLQYPCAGSVFRNPPGDHAGRLIEASGLKGYRVGDAEVSTLHANFIINRGQATAKDVLTLIHHIIRTVEEKFGTTLEPEVQVVGEG from the coding sequence ATGAAGGAAGTCGTACGCGATTTGGAACTGGCTGGCGTTCAAAATGTGACATTGAACGAACCTTTATCCCGTCACACGACATGGAAAGTGGGCGGGCCTGCGGACATCTTCATTTCTCCCCGCAACAAGGCGGAATTGGAGCGGACGATGGCTGTTGTGAGGAAACACGGTCTGCCGTGGCGCGTGATCGGACGTGGGTCCAATTTGCTGGTCAGAGATGGTGGTATTCGTGGTGCGGTGATCAAACTGGGAGCCGGTTTTGATGATTTGAAAGTGGAAGGCACCCGTGTGATCGTCGGTGGAGGTTATTCCGTCATCCGTTTGACATCGATGGTCGCCAAACATGGATTGACGGGATTGGAATTTGCAGGTGGCATTCCGGGTAATGTGGGGGGCGCCGTATACATGAACGCGGGGGCGCACGGCTCGGAAGTGTCGCGAGTGTTGGAGTCGGCCGAGGTGTTATTGGAAACGGGCGAGTGGATCACGTTGACCAATGAACAACTGGAATTCCAATACCGCACATCATCCTTGCAAACCAAGTACCGGGGCATCGTAACCGAAGCCGTTTTCCAACTGCAATATGGTGACCGGAAGGAGATTGCCTCCATCCTGGCCCGCAACAAAGACCGACGTCGGAAAACCCAACCTCTGCAATATCCGTGTGCGGGTAGTGTGTTTCGCAACCCGCCGGGAGACCATGCCGGACGACTGATCGAAGCGTCCGGATTAAAGGGGTATCGCGTGGGCGACGCGGAAGTCTCCACCTTGCATGCGAACTTTATCATCAACCGGGGCCAAGCCACGGCGAAAGATGTTCTCACCCTAATTCATCACATCATCCGGACGGTGGAAGAGAAATTCGGAACTACCTTGGAGCCGGAAGTTCAGGTGGTGGGCGAGGGGTAA
- the murA gene encoding UDP-N-acetylglucosamine 1-carboxyvinyltransferase — protein sequence MEHFLIEGGKPLCGTVRIQGAKNAALPILAATVLADGVHELYDVPRLSDIDVMGCILEALGAKVTRFGNRVVVDTTTLRTSHIPDTLMRRMRSSIFLMGPLLSRFQEVSVTRPGGCAIGARPIDLHLKGLQMLGAQIEETGDLIRCTAKRLVGTTIRLDLPSVGATENVMMAAVLADGITVIENAAREPEIVDLQRYLNQMGADIEGAGTNTIIIRGVKRLRPVPYEIIPDRIVTGTLVAAAVATSGEVTLTHTIPEHLHCMLLLLRQAGAEIQTNGDTLWVRGSRELKAVGEIHTEPYPGFPTDLQPQMMSLLTLAEGISVIRERIFDARLKHVDALRKMGADLEVVDNSVQIRGVRALSGTQVKATDLRAGAALVIAGLAAHGTTSVYGVEHIERGYDRLDQMFQRLGGRIQRVPDQIPSMESGTL from the coding sequence TTGGAGCATTTTCTCATCGAGGGTGGAAAGCCTCTGTGCGGAACCGTTCGCATCCAAGGTGCCAAAAATGCGGCTCTTCCCATCTTGGCCGCCACGGTGCTGGCCGACGGTGTACATGAATTGTACGATGTCCCTCGTTTGTCGGACATCGATGTGATGGGCTGCATCTTGGAAGCACTCGGCGCGAAGGTCACACGGTTTGGTAACCGTGTTGTGGTGGATACGACCACACTTCGAACCTCCCATATCCCCGACACCTTGATGCGGCGGATGCGTTCGTCCATCTTTTTGATGGGCCCGTTGTTATCCCGTTTTCAGGAAGTGAGCGTCACACGGCCCGGCGGCTGTGCGATCGGTGCCCGTCCCATTGACTTGCATTTAAAAGGACTGCAGATGCTGGGGGCGCAAATCGAAGAAACGGGTGACCTGATCCGTTGTACCGCCAAGCGCTTGGTCGGCACAACGATCCGTCTGGATCTCCCCAGCGTAGGTGCGACCGAAAACGTGATGATGGCGGCGGTATTGGCGGATGGTATCACCGTGATCGAAAATGCCGCACGTGAGCCTGAGATTGTGGATTTACAACGCTATCTGAATCAAATGGGCGCCGACATTGAAGGCGCAGGAACGAATACGATCATTATCCGCGGGGTGAAGCGGTTGCGGCCGGTTCCCTACGAAATCATCCCGGATCGAATCGTGACGGGAACACTGGTCGCAGCGGCCGTGGCCACATCCGGCGAAGTCACCCTCACCCACACCATTCCGGAACATCTGCACTGCATGTTGTTATTGCTCCGACAAGCGGGTGCCGAGATCCAAACGAATGGAGACACGTTGTGGGTCCGTGGCAGCAGAGAGCTGAAGGCCGTGGGAGAAATCCATACAGAGCCATATCCCGGCTTTCCGACCGACTTGCAACCGCAGATGATGTCACTCTTGACGCTGGCTGAAGGAATCAGCGTCATCAGAGAGAGGATCTTTGACGCACGGTTGAAACATGTTGACGCACTGCGGAAAATGGGGGCGGATCTTGAGGTCGTGGACAATTCGGTGCAAATCCGCGGGGTGCGTGCGCTCAGCGGCACACAGGTGAAAGCCACCGACCTACGCGCCGGTGCGGCGTTGGTCATCGCGGGTCTTGCCGCTCATGGTACGACTAGTGTGTATGGTGTTGAGCATATTGAACGAGGATATGATAGGCTGGACCAGATGTTTCAACGGTTGGGAGGCAGGATTCAGCGGGTTCCAGACCAAATTCCTTCGATGGAAAGCGGCACTTTGTGA
- a CDS encoding cell division protein FtsQ/DivIB has translation MEQRIPPFRLPHRSDRPSTRWANWVILGFFTGILVILFLQSPLGKVERIQIEGNRWCSEKDLVKQSGLKQGMSFFGWSNEDVEMRLRSIQAVRSVKVSKRFPGTVHIRVTEYPQVAWWDAGRTRFPVLANGTVLHRSHAPATREHHPLLTGWRDDRAAATLAKALVGLPPDIHQDIILVKPVEHPTYSDLVGVVTREGHLVKVRVSDFREKMALYPAFRDHPRGTLYLMDTTWFIPSYPKANGSTDNKR, from the coding sequence ATGGAACAGCGGATTCCGCCTTTCCGCCTGCCGCACCGCTCCGATCGCCCGTCTACCCGATGGGCGAATTGGGTGATATTGGGTTTTTTCACCGGGATATTGGTGATCTTGTTTTTGCAATCACCACTCGGAAAAGTGGAACGCATTCAAATCGAGGGGAACCGGTGGTGTTCCGAAAAGGACTTGGTGAAACAATCGGGATTGAAGCAGGGTATGTCCTTTTTCGGATGGAGCAACGAAGATGTTGAAATGCGGTTGCGTTCGATCCAGGCGGTTCGCTCGGTGAAAGTCTCCAAGCGTTTTCCAGGAACGGTACATATTCGTGTAACGGAATATCCACAAGTAGCTTGGTGGGACGCGGGCCGAACGCGGTTTCCCGTATTGGCCAACGGTACGGTCCTGCACCGGTCCCATGCCCCGGCAACCAGGGAGCATCATCCGTTGCTGACCGGATGGCGTGACGATCGTGCAGCGGCAACGCTGGCCAAAGCGTTGGTCGGTTTGCCCCCGGACATTCATCAGGACATCATTTTGGTGAAACCTGTCGAGCATCCGACCTATTCGGATCTGGTTGGCGTTGTCACGCGAGAAGGCCATTTGGTCAAAGTGAGAGTGTCGGATTTTCGGGAGAAAATGGCCCTATACCCCGCTTTTCGAGATCACCCCCGAGGCACCTTGTACTTGATGGATACCACGTGGTTCATCCCTTCCTATCCGAAAGCGAATGGTTCCACCGATAACAAAAGGTAA